Proteins found in one Actinokineospora alba genomic segment:
- a CDS encoding response regulator — MTISVFVLDDHEVVRRGLRQLLDAEPDITVVGEAASAAQALARVPALRPQVAILDVRLPDGEGVSVCRDLRSSVVPPPACLMLTSFSDDEALFGAIMAGAAGYMLKQVSGNDLVAAVRTLAGGGSLLDAGVTATVLDRLRSGRGEDARYSTLSPQERKILDLIALGMTNRQIAGQLYLAEKTVKNYVSTLLHKLGFDRRTEAAVYATRLQNTRTPAPRE; from the coding sequence ATGACCATCTCGGTGTTCGTGCTCGACGACCACGAAGTCGTCCGTCGGGGCCTGCGGCAACTCCTCGACGCCGAACCGGACATCACCGTGGTGGGCGAGGCGGCCAGCGCCGCCCAGGCCTTGGCCCGGGTGCCCGCGTTGCGGCCGCAGGTCGCGATCCTCGACGTGCGGCTGCCCGACGGCGAAGGCGTGAGCGTGTGCCGGGACCTGCGGTCGTCGGTCGTGCCGCCACCCGCGTGCCTGATGCTGACGTCGTTCTCCGACGACGAGGCCCTGTTCGGCGCGATCATGGCGGGCGCGGCCGGGTACATGCTCAAGCAGGTCAGCGGCAACGACCTCGTCGCCGCGGTCCGCACCCTGGCGGGCGGCGGTTCGCTGCTCGACGCCGGGGTCACCGCGACCGTGCTCGACCGGCTGCGCAGCGGCCGCGGCGAGGACGCGCGCTACAGCACGCTGAGCCCGCAGGAGCGCAAGATCCTCGACCTGATCGCCCTGGGCATGACCAACCGGCAGATCGCGGGGCAGCTCTACCTCGCCGAGAAGACCGTGAAGAACTACGTCTCGACCTTGCTGCACAAGCTCGGGTTCGACCGCCGCACCGAGGCCGCCGTCTACGCGACCCGGCTGCAGAACACCCGGACCCCCGCGCCCCGCGAGTGA
- a CDS encoding UDP-N-acetylglucosamine 2-epimerase — MPNTLVPLPAPEPGRMPHVCLVAGDGPAAVKIAPVAAAMRRSARVRPIVISCGDQTVEVGEALAAFDVVPSLVVESTLDGHTTQGAAWLLDALDRVYADLAPDAVFVQGDNGIAFSAAMAAFWRRIPVVHLDAGVRSHDLTAPFPQEGHRRLIAQISSLHLAATADAAANLACEAHGGPKVVTVGSTAVDAGFGAIERHHEHPDDRVRAVEEAVVHGGCRMVLVALDPARWAQDDLAAVLHGIADLVLATPDLEVVLPAAYESELRLVADDVLGRLVRVTITDPVDPPDQVRLLSIAAAVVTDSDLLAEQAPSFGVPALVLVGGVGIWAEPERPGYPWTAAPDRALVAGITEKLVLSQVERLAVSPANNPFGDGFAAMRCEQAVEWLLGLRDRPREFAPEI, encoded by the coding sequence ATGCCGAACACGCTTGTCCCGCTCCCCGCACCCGAACCGGGTCGCATGCCCCACGTCTGCCTGGTCGCGGGCGACGGCCCCGCCGCGGTCAAGATCGCCCCGGTGGCGGCGGCGATGCGCCGAAGCGCCCGGGTCCGCCCCATCGTGATCTCCTGCGGCGACCAGACCGTGGAGGTCGGCGAGGCGCTGGCGGCCTTCGACGTCGTTCCCAGCCTGGTCGTCGAGTCCACTCTGGACGGCCACACCACACAGGGAGCGGCTTGGCTGCTCGACGCCCTTGACCGCGTCTACGCCGACCTGGCCCCTGACGCGGTCTTCGTCCAGGGCGACAACGGCATAGCGTTCAGCGCGGCGATGGCAGCCTTCTGGCGCCGGATCCCGGTGGTCCACCTCGACGCGGGCGTGCGCTCACACGACTTGACGGCGCCCTTCCCCCAGGAAGGCCACCGGCGGCTGATCGCCCAGATCAGCTCCCTGCACCTCGCCGCCACCGCCGACGCCGCCGCGAACCTGGCCTGCGAGGCCCACGGCGGTCCGAAGGTCGTCACGGTGGGCAGCACGGCGGTGGACGCGGGCTTCGGCGCCATCGAACGCCACCACGAACACCCCGACGACCGTGTCCGCGCCGTGGAGGAGGCAGTCGTGCACGGCGGCTGCCGCATGGTCCTCGTGGCACTCGACCCGGCGCGTTGGGCGCAGGACGACCTGGCGGCAGTGCTGCACGGCATCGCCGACCTCGTGCTGGCGACGCCGGACCTGGAAGTGGTGCTGCCAGCCGCATACGAAAGCGAACTGCGCCTCGTCGCCGACGACGTGCTCGGCAGGCTGGTGCGGGTGACGATCACCGACCCGGTGGACCCACCGGACCAGGTGCGGCTGCTGTCGATCGCGGCGGCCGTGGTCACCGACTCAGACCTGCTCGCCGAACAGGCCCCCAGCTTCGGTGTGCCTGCACTCGTGCTGGTCGGCGGCGTTGGCATCTGGGCCGAACCGGAACGACCCGGATACCCGTGGACCGCCGCGCCGGATCGCGCACTGGTGGCCGGCATTACGGAGAAGCTGGTACTCAGCCAAGTGGAACGGCTCGCGGTGTCACCGGCGAACAACCCGTTCGGAGACGGCTTCGCGGCCATGCGCTGCGAGCAGGCAGTGGAATGGCTCCTCGGCCTACGCGACAGGCCACGCGAATTCGCCCCAGAGATCTAG